A genomic segment from Gossypium hirsutum isolate 1008001.06 chromosome D04, Gossypium_hirsutum_v2.1, whole genome shotgun sequence encodes:
- the LOC107955157 gene encoding uncharacterized protein At2g39920 isoform X1: MSAYGHQMEREFSSQSLLSREDTESGSQYVLESGFYMKSFAATIFIAGLLIVGVLLVTLIVTLAVMLQSYESRSKGVVEIEKASDSYHYCKAFALHGELNSLEEPEIPPVCWNLAIHYIEGGEYERDLNFTISMIESFFDTISPSDNHLDAVLMDIDDILASNHTYSHQSMHQQQFNQYGSNKPSGSIEDAANLKHWRILELYVKLKSRGWSLILLSRKPERQRNVTAEQLEAVGFNGWSSLIMRFFGYKRGCCLEIWKKGYRRADSEMEMETWEYFRTRRTAMKEEGTQIISVISSQLDALTGSSLGKRVFKLPKPLHYNSQTPTL, from the exons ATGTCAGCTTATGGCCATCAAATGGAGCGGGAGTTCTCCTCTCAGAGTCTCTTGAGTAGGGAAGATACTG AGAGTGGAAGCCAATatgtgttggagtcgggattcTACATGAAATCTTTTGCTGCAACAATCTTCATTGCTGGTCTTCTAATTGTTGGGGTTCTTTTAGTAACTTTAATTGTAACATTAGCAGTAATGTTGCAATCCTATGAAAGTCGGAGCAAGGGAGTAGTGGAGATTGAGAAAGCAAGTGATAGCTACCATTATTGCAAGGCTTTTGCTTTACATGGGGAGCTCAACAGCTTGGAAGAACCCGAGATTCCTCCAGTCTGCTGGAATCTAGCCATTCATTATATTGAAGGGGGAGAATATGAACGAGACTTAAATTTCACGATTTCGATGATTGAGAGCTTCTTCGATACTATTTCACCATCGGACAATCATTTGGATGCTGTGTTAATGGACATAGATGACATCCTTGCTTCAAATCATACATACTCCCATCAATCAATGCACCAGCAACA GTTCAACCAATATGGCTCTAACAAACCAAGTGGTTCCATCGAAGATGCAGCCAATCTGAAGCACTGGCGAATACTGGAATTGTATGTGAAACTTAAGTCAAGAGGATGGTCTTTGATTCTATTATCAAGGAAGCCTGAGAGACAGCGAAATGTTACTGCTGAACAGCTCGAGGCTGTGGGATTTAATGGTTGGTCTTCTTTGATTATGAG ATTTTTCGGGTACAAAAGAGGCTGCTGCTTGGAGATATGGAAAAAGGGTTATAGAAG GGCAGATAGcgaaatggaaatggaaacatGGGAATACTTTCGTACACGAAGAACAGCAATGAAAGAAGAAGGCACTCAAATAATCAGTGTCATTAGCAGCCAATTGGATGCTTTAACGGGCTCATCTTTGGGAAAACGTGTTTTTAAGCTTCCAAAACCTCTGCATTACAATTCTCAAACCCCAACACTTTGA
- the LOC121216348 gene encoding protein LAZ1, producing the protein MTISLLRPSSQISLCFTLPTQNKPPPSPSQHQQKLPAKSRPPILPRFPSRGGEERTIAFMRRLGHANSKTPLLGHNCEKGTIKHPFPMKYFLKPWKLSRWLYQVVKFGIVNI; encoded by the exons ATGACGATTAGCCTATTACGTCCGTCTTCCCAAATcagtctctgttttaccctccctacCCAAAATAAACCtccaccctctccctcccaacatcaacagAAGCTGCCAGCAAAGTCACGTCCACCGATTCTCCCACGTTTCCCTTCCAGAG gTGGGGAAGAGAGGACAATTGCTTTCATGAGAAGACTGGGACATGCAAATTCTAAAACTCCACTATTGGGACACAATTGTGAAAAAGGAACTATTAAGCACCCATTTCCTATGAAATATTTCCTAAAACCATGGAAACTTAGTCGATGGTTATACCAAGTTGTCAAGTTCGGCATTGTCAATAT ATGA
- the LOC107955157 gene encoding uncharacterized protein At2g39920 isoform X2, which translates to MSAYGHQMEREFSSQSLLSREDTESGSQYVLESGFYMKSFAATIFIAGLLIVGVLLVTLIVTLAVMLQSYESRSKGVVEIEKASDSYHYCKAFALHGELNSLEEPEIPPVCWNLAIHYIEGGEYERDLNFTISMIESFFDTISPSDNHLDAVLMDIDDILASNHTYSHQSMHQQQFNQYGSNKPSGSIEDAANLKHWRILELYVKLKSRGWSLILLSRKPERQRNVTAEQLEAVGFNGWSSLIMRFFGYKRGCCLEIWKKGYRR; encoded by the exons ATGTCAGCTTATGGCCATCAAATGGAGCGGGAGTTCTCCTCTCAGAGTCTCTTGAGTAGGGAAGATACTG AGAGTGGAAGCCAATatgtgttggagtcgggattcTACATGAAATCTTTTGCTGCAACAATCTTCATTGCTGGTCTTCTAATTGTTGGGGTTCTTTTAGTAACTTTAATTGTAACATTAGCAGTAATGTTGCAATCCTATGAAAGTCGGAGCAAGGGAGTAGTGGAGATTGAGAAAGCAAGTGATAGCTACCATTATTGCAAGGCTTTTGCTTTACATGGGGAGCTCAACAGCTTGGAAGAACCCGAGATTCCTCCAGTCTGCTGGAATCTAGCCATTCATTATATTGAAGGGGGAGAATATGAACGAGACTTAAATTTCACGATTTCGATGATTGAGAGCTTCTTCGATACTATTTCACCATCGGACAATCATTTGGATGCTGTGTTAATGGACATAGATGACATCCTTGCTTCAAATCATACATACTCCCATCAATCAATGCACCAGCAACA GTTCAACCAATATGGCTCTAACAAACCAAGTGGTTCCATCGAAGATGCAGCCAATCTGAAGCACTGGCGAATACTGGAATTGTATGTGAAACTTAAGTCAAGAGGATGGTCTTTGATTCTATTATCAAGGAAGCCTGAGAGACAGCGAAATGTTACTGCTGAACAGCTCGAGGCTGTGGGATTTAATGGTTGGTCTTCTTTGATTATGAG ATTTTTCGGGTACAAAAGAGGCTGCTGCTTGGAGATATGGAAAAAGGGTTATAGAAG ATAG
- the LOC107955159 gene encoding transcription factor DIVARICATA, which produces METFFATSFMSNSDWFDQEDISRNPYWTKEENKRFESALAIYGEDVPDRWMKVAAMIPGKTVSDVIKQYRELEEDVFDIESGRIPIPGYLTSSFTFEMVDNHDFEPYRKRSNGAKGPDHERKKGVPWTEEEHRRFLMGLMKYGKGDWRNISRNLVVSKTPTQVASHAQKYFQRQLSGGKDKKRPSIHDITTLSITTPNTGFSDNQSDHVLALHQKLSSTLQKADHNNDASAMALNSSQEGWFTSSQQYLTASNGLRFEGQNLYGNGFHGAQPPQSSVF; this is translated from the exons ATGGAAACTTTCTTTGCAACTTCTTTCATGTCGAATTCAGATTGGTTTGATCAAGAAGATATAAGCAGAAACCCATATTGGactaaagaagaaaacaaaagatttGAGAGTGCTTTAGCAATATATGGTGAAGATGTTCCTGATAGATGGATGAAAGTAGCAGCAATGATTCCAGGAAAAACCGTTTCAGATGTGATTAAACAGTATAGAGAACTGGAAGAAGATGTTTTCGATATTGAATCTGGAAGAATCCCAATTCCGGGTTATCTTACTTCATCTTTCACATTTGAAATGGTTGATAATCATGATTTTGAACCTTACAGGAAAAGGTCTAATGGGGCTAAAGGGCCTGATCATGAGAGGAAGAAAGGGGTTCCATGGACTGAGGAAGAACACAG GCGGTTTTTGATGGGACTAATGAAGTATGGTAAAGGGGACTGGAGAAATATATCGAGGAATCTTGTGGTTTCGAAGACTCCAACACAGGTTGCTAGCCATGCTCAAAAATACTTTCAGAGGCAGCTTTCAGGAGGGAAAGATAAGAAGAGACCAAGCATTCATGATATTACTACACTCAGTATCACCACCCCCAACACTGGTTTTTCAGACAATCAATCCGATCATGTTCTTGCATTGCACCAAAAACTGTCCTCCACCCTTCAAAAAGCAGACCATAACAATGATGCTTCAGCTATGGCTTTGAATTCAAGTCAAGAGGGCTGGTTTACATCATCCCAGCAGTATCTCACTGCTTCTAATGGCCTCAGATTTGAGGGCCAAAATCTTTATGGCAATGGATTTCATGGAGCTCAGCCTCCCCAAAGCTCTGTGTTTTAA
- the LOC107955158 gene encoding adenylosuccinate lyase — MEARVSSGVLTKTQSPFLSPLRGRKLQSLRNMSTLPNTIHNHQFSNASLYLRSTFSSRTHGFKQAIKDDSREFELSSLTALSPLDGRYWGKVKDLAPYMSEYGLIYFRVLVEIKWLLMLSQIPEVIEVPSFSAEAQSYLLGLIDGFSMDDALEVKKIERVTNHDVKAVEYFLKQKCQSQPEIAKVLEFFHFACTSEDINNLAHALMLKEAMTKVMFPTMDKLVEAICKLAKANASVSMLSRTHGQPASPTTLGKEMAIFAVRLSRERQEISQVEMMGKFAGAVGNYNAHIVAYPTVIWPQIAEQFVTSLGLKFNPYVTQIETHDYMAKLYYAIIRFNNILIDFDRDIWGYISLGYFKQITKAGEIGSSTMPHKVNPIDFENSEGNLGKANEDLTYLSMKLPISRWQRDLTDSTVLRNMGGGLGHSLLAYKSVLQGIGKLQVNEARLSEDLNQAWEVLAEPIQTVMRRYGVPEPYEKLKELTRGRAVTKESIREFIEGLELPEEAKTHLLKLTPHSYVGAAVELAKTVDSAVNVINGSEVLETCR; from the exons ATGGAGGCCAGGGTTTCTTCCGGGGTTTTAACCAAAACTCAATCCCCCTTTTTAAGCCCTTTACGTGGAAGAAAACTCCAATCTTTAAGAAACATGTCTACTTTGCCTAATACCATACATAACCATCAATTCTCAAATGCTTCCCTTTATCTTCGCTCAACTTTTTCTAGCAGAACTCATGGTTTCAAACAG gcGATTAAAGATGATTCTCGCGAGTTCGAATTGTCATCATTAACCGCATTGTCACCTTTGGATGGTCGTTATTGGGGTAAAGTGAAAGACTTGGCTCCCTATATGAGTGAATATGGGCTTATTTACTTTAGGGTTCTTGTTGAG ATTAAATGGTTGCTGATGCTTTCACAAATTCCTGAAGTCATTGAGGTTCCAAGCTTTAGTGCAGAGGCTCAGTCTTATTTGCTAGGACTCATTGATGGATTTAGCATGGATGATGCCTTGGAagttaaaaaaatagagagagtaaCTAACCATGATGTAAAAGCAGTCGAGTACTTCTTGAAACAGAAATGCCAATCACAGCCAGAAATTGCCAAG GTCCTTGAATTTTTCCATTTTGCTTGCACATCCGAGGACATAAACAACCTTGCCCATGCATTGATGTTGAAAGAAGCAATGACCAAAGTCATGTTTCCAACCATGGATAAATTGGTTGAGGCAATATGTAAGCTGGCTAAGGCTAATGCAAGTGTTTCTATGCTTTCTCGCACGCACGGCCAG CCAGCTTCACCTACAACCTTGGGAAAGGAGATGGCCATTTTTGCTGTTAGGCTAAGCAGAGAAAGGCAAGAAATTTCTCAAGTTGAGATGATGGGAAAATTTGCTGGTGCAGTTGGAAACTACAATGCCCATATTGTTGCATATCCTACTGTTATTTGGCCTCAAATTGCAGAACAGTTTGTGACTTCTCTTGGATTAAAGTTTAACCCCTATGTTACTCAG ATTGAGACCCACGATTATATGGCAAAACTTTATTATGCAATTATCCGGTTTAATAATATATTGATTGACTTTGACAGAGATATATGGGGATACATATCTTTAGGATACTTTAAGCAG ATAACCAAGGCAGGTGAGATTGGTTCATCAACAATGCCTCATAAAGTAAACCCTATTGATTTTGAAAACAGTGAAGGTAATCTTGGTAAGGCTAATGAAGACCTAACTTACCTGAGCATGAAGTTGCCTATTTCCCGTTGGCAG CGAGATTTGACTGATTCGACAGTCTTGAGGAACATGGGGGGAGGACTTGGTCATTCCCTTCTTGCTTACAAAAGTGTGCTGCAAGGAATAGGAAAGCTCCAG GTCAATGAAGCTAGGTTAAGTGAAGACTTGAACCAGGCATGGGAGGTACTTGCGGAGCCAATTCAGACT GTCATGCGTAGATATGGTGTTCCAGAGCCTTACGAGAAGCTGAAGGAGCTAACTAGGGGGAGAGCAGTTACCAAAGAAAGTATAAGGGAATTTATTGAAGGCTTGGAATTACCCGAAGAAGCTAAGACTCATCTTTTGAAGTTAACGCCACATTCCTACGTGGGTGCAGCCGTTGAATTAGCCAAGACTGTAGATTCAGCTGTGAACGTGATAAACGGTTCTGAGGTCTTGGAAACATGTCGTTGA